A section of the Rhipicephalus sanguineus isolate Rsan-2018 chromosome 11, BIME_Rsan_1.4, whole genome shotgun sequence genome encodes:
- the LOC119375101 gene encoding sulfotransferase ssu-1 → MAYRPRDDDVFVVSYPKCGSTWLQQVVNAVLKTDESSREPAQAGRQELPLFLDFVGAEGARSMPRPACLKTHLPYGMHPYSPEAKYIYITRNPYDCCVSFYYHTRRLPTYRFQEGTFDQFFDLFVQGKVDYGDYFDHLLSWYAHRDDPNLLFITYEELKKGTAGWVQKIADFLGKEQYGDRMQQHPELLEHVLASTSVGNMKSLNSKLKNWTAVVESVPAEAREELTKSLKDTFGDIWDVPTKADFIRKGLVGDWKIHFSPKQIRIMKDRIESKTRGSDVMELWKDVGLP, encoded by the exons ATGGCGTACCGACCTCGTGACGACGACGTCTTCGTCGTCAGTTACCCGAAGTGCGGAAGCACGTGGCTTCAGCAAGTCGTCAACGCGGTCTTGAAAACCGACGAATCATCCAGGGAGCCGGCACAAGCGGGGAGACAGGAGTTGCCACTGTTCCTGGATTTCGTGGGCGCCGAAGGGGCTCGCTCCATGCCCCGACCTGCTTGCTTGAAGACTCACTTGCCGTACGGCATGCATCCGTACTCGCCGGAAGCCAAGTACATCTACATAACCCGGAACCCCTACGACTGCTGCGTGTCCTTCTACTACCACACAAG GCGACTTCCGACTTATCGGTTCCAAGAGGGCACGTTCGACCAGTTCTTCGACTTGTTCGTGCAAGGCAAGGTTGACTACGGCGACTACTTCGACCACCTGCTTTCCTGGTACGCCCATCGCGATGACCCGAACTTGCTGTTCATCACCTACGAGGAGCTCAAGAAGGGCACAGCGGGCTGGGTTCAGAAGATAGCGGACTTCCTCGGCAAGGAACAGTACGGCGACCGGATGCAACAGCACCCCGAGCTGTTGGAACACGTCTTGGCGTCAACCAGCGTTGGAAACATGAAATCATTGAATTCAAAGTTAAAGAATTGGACCGCAGTAGTAGAGTCCGTGCCGGCAGAAGCCAGGGAAGAATTGACGAAGTCATTGAAGGACACCTTCGGTGACATTTGGGACGTCCCGACCAAGGCAGACTTCATCCGCAAGGGTCTCGTTGGCGACTGGAAGATTCACTTTAGCCCGAAACAGATAAGGATAATGAAGGATCGTATCGAGTCCAAGACTCGCGGCAGCGACGTCATGGAACTTTGGAAGGATGTAGGCCTCCCTTGA